One Deltaproteobacteria bacterium CG11_big_fil_rev_8_21_14_0_20_49_13 DNA segment encodes these proteins:
- a CDS encoding RNA-binding protein has protein sequence MGKRLYVGNLSYNTTEEALKELFAQHGAVESASILMDKFSGRSRGFGFVEMTNDEEAKAAVEKVNGTSLDGRDLVVNEARPQEERKPGGGGGGRRFGGGGGGRDRDRGGSGGGRRDRY, from the coding sequence ATGGGCAAGAGACTGTATGTAGGTAATTTGTCGTACAACACGACCGAAGAGGCTTTAAAAGAGCTCTTCGCACAGCATGGTGCAGTGGAATCGGCGAGCATCCTCATGGATAAATTTTCAGGTCGCTCACGCGGCTTTGGATTTGTCGAGATGACGAACGACGAAGAGGCCAAGGCGGCCGTTGAGAAAGTTAACGGTACAAGCCTTGATGGCCGTGACCTCGTTGTGAACGAAGCCCGTCCGCAGGAAGAACGTAAACCCGGCGGCGGCGGTGGCGGAAGACGCTTCGGCGGCGGCGGTGGTGGACGTGACCGCGATCGCGGCGGCAGCGGCGGTGGCAGAAGAGACCGCTACTAG
- a CDS encoding peptidylprolyl isomerase, whose amino-acid sequence MTKTWTEPKASTVDVNKKHTAVIKTSKGEMICELFAKEAPLSVTNFKYLSDGGFYNGLTFHRVVPDFVIQGGDPTASGSGGPGYTIPAEIKKPHPKGALAWARTGDEVNPQRRSSGSQFYITLEATPFLDNQYTVFGQVIKGQDVVEKIKATDKIESVTVKAE is encoded by the coding sequence ATGACAAAGACATGGACGGAACCGAAGGCGTCGACGGTGGACGTAAACAAAAAACATACCGCAGTGATAAAGACATCGAAGGGCGAGATGATCTGCGAACTTTTTGCAAAAGAGGCCCCCCTTTCGGTCACAAATTTTAAGTATCTCTCGGACGGCGGCTTTTATAACGGGCTCACTTTTCACCGCGTAGTTCCTGATTTTGTCATTCAGGGCGGCGACCCGACGGCATCAGGTTCCGGCGGACCCGGCTACACCATCCCTGCCGAGATAAAGAAGCCGCATCCCAAAGGGGCTCTTGCATGGGCGCGCACGGGCGATGAGGTGAATCCCCAGCGCCGCTCAAGCGGTTCCCAGTTCTATATCACGCTCGAGGCAACGCCTTTTCTTGATAATCAGTACACGGTCTTCGGTCAGGTCATAAAGGGCCAGGATGTTGTTGAGAAGATAAAGGCCACCGACAAGATAGAATCGGTCACTGTAAAGGCGGAGTGA
- a CDS encoding C4-dicarboxylate ABC transporter, with product MTFLLAFIAGAISLCGAPVFVILGGAALWCFYSAGIDISAVIIELYRMTSAPTLVAIPFFTFAGYLLAESKAPLRFVELYQSLFGWMPGGIVIVTITACAFFTAFTGASGVTIVALGGLVLPILIKDGYSEKFSLGLVTCCGSVGLLFPPSLPIILYGVVAGVSIDELFLAGIVPGIVLVATLSAFGIVVSLRGRKATEAIPRDQLGSGDRFAGAPAKLPAGKRSDRNRLEYKRIFAAVKDAAWELPIPLIILIGIYGGFFTTGEAAVVTVVYVWLVEVFVKRDLHIIRDVPRIMRESMVLVGGILIILGVALGFTNYLVDAQVPTKLFEFVRQYISSKYTFLIILNVFLLVVGCLMDVFSATIVVVPLIAPIAKEFGINPLHLGIIFLTNLEIGYMTPPVGLNLFISSFRFKKPITFLYRASFQFLMAMIVALLVITYVPDLSLWLAGFLNK from the coding sequence ATGACATTTCTTCTTGCCTTCATAGCCGGCGCGATCTCTCTTTGCGGGGCCCCGGTATTCGTTATACTGGGAGGGGCCGCCCTCTGGTGTTTTTATTCTGCCGGCATAGATATCTCGGCGGTAATAATAGAGCTGTATCGCATGACCTCGGCGCCGACGCTGGTCGCCATACCGTTCTTTACGTTCGCGGGATATCTTTTGGCCGAGTCGAAGGCGCCGCTTCGTTTCGTTGAACTATATCAATCTCTCTTCGGATGGATGCCGGGCGGTATTGTTATCGTGACCATAACAGCCTGCGCCTTTTTCACTGCCTTTACCGGGGCATCCGGAGTCACTATCGTCGCTCTGGGCGGACTTGTGCTTCCCATCTTGATAAAGGACGGCTATTCGGAAAAGTTCTCGCTCGGCCTTGTTACCTGTTGCGGAAGCGTTGGTCTTCTCTTTCCGCCCAGTCTTCCCATAATACTTTATGGCGTTGTTGCCGGAGTCTCTATAGATGAGCTCTTTCTTGCCGGTATCGTTCCGGGCATTGTGCTCGTTGCCACGCTCTCTGCTTTTGGAATAGTTGTGTCATTGCGAGGTCGCAAAGCGACCGAAGCAATCCCCCGAGATCAATTAGGTTCGGGAGATCGCTTTGCCGGCGCTCCCGCCAAACTGCCGGCGGGCAAGCGCAGTGACAGAAACAGATTAGAATATAAACGAATCTTTGCCGCCGTCAAAGACGCCGCTTGGGAACTCCCGATACCTCTCATTATACTTATCGGGATATACGGCGGGTTCTTTACCACAGGCGAGGCGGCGGTAGTTACCGTTGTCTACGTCTGGTTGGTCGAGGTCTTCGTAAAGCGCGACCTTCATATAATAAGGGATGTCCCGCGTATCATGCGCGAATCGATGGTGCTGGTTGGAGGGATACTTATAATCCTTGGTGTTGCGCTCGGGTTCACCAATTATCTTGTGGATGCCCAGGTGCCGACGAAGCTCTTTGAGTTCGTGCGCCAGTATATATCGAGTAAATACACATTCCTTATCATACTTAACGTCTTTCTTTTGGTAGTCGGATGCCTCATGGACGTCTTTTCGGCGACGATCGTCGTGGTCCCTCTTATTGCGCCTATTGCAAAGGAGTTCGGCATAAATCCGCTTCATCTGGGGATTATCTTCTTAACTAATCTTGAAATAGGGTATATGACGCCGCCTGTGGGACTGAACCTTTTCATTTCGTCCTTCAGGTTCAAAAAGCCGATAACATTTTTATACCGCGCATCGTTCCAGTTCCTGATGGCGATGATCGTCGCGCTTTTAGTGATAACCTACGTTCCCGACCTTTCATTGTGGCTGGCGGGATTTTTAAATAAGTAA